The Bactrocera dorsalis isolate Fly_Bdor chromosome 2, ASM2337382v1, whole genome shotgun sequence region CTGGCATTAGACCAACCTTTTAGGTTCACTGCGAACCCAACCTAGAGGAGAATATTGCACAAAATCCCTAAATCAGTTGTGTCCTCGTTACGATGGAGGTTAGGGAAATCGATAAGTCGTCAACAATCCCGACAAGAATCACCATTTCGCTCTCCACCGTAAGTAGTAATATGTAAAGAGCTATTCTCACACCCAATCTACCACCAAAGTTTGTCTCTGTTATCATAAGAGTCGTAAAGAGAACATACAGTTTCAAGCAATCCAGACAAAAACTGCCCTCACCCTCTTCTTCGCAGGTATTAGTATGTAAAGAGCTATTCTCACCCCCCATCGAGCGCCAACGTTTGTCCTCGGTTGAAGTAAGAACAGACGGTTCCAAGCAAGAAACATCAACAAGCTTTTCTATTTTGGCGAAGAAAGGGAGAAATACAACACACATCCAACCTGCTGGCGCTGAAATCACTTGAAAAGTAAGTTTAGACTCAAAGTGTTACAACCAGAGGCGGTAGCAGCTAACTCAATCGTTCTCCTGGGTGgtcaaattaaaacaattattttatatatagtaagtatgcattatatatttattcattcatGGACAAtatggtataaaaatattttgcaattaagataataattttttctttatttagttgttaaatttttttttaaagcgtgaaatttcatttccataGTCATAATATATTGGTATAGTGGCAACTTTGCccattaaaattcatttatcaATTGCAGATTTGACAAGTATACTATTTTTGGTGTTTACAGCTATTTCaaacattattttgataaaaatagtGAACATTCTTGCAATGCTAGAATTTTATGAATATCCTAAGCGAACTACAAAAGAAAAGTAAGCAACAATTTTGTAACCAAACATTTCAtctttattacaatatttttgattttatctcTTAATTTTGAATTCAAATATCAAATAGTTCACAATCTGTTTGTTTTACATGAATATGTGTTACATTAGTAacgtttttgtatattattacgATTTCATTTcttacaatataatttttgcttccGCCAGAACATAACCTAATAAATTCATGGCGATATGAGTTAACATAAGTTAGCAACAAGTGCTTTGAAATCTGCAGATGAACTAGAAAAAGGCAAGAACAGCATTGTCTGATTGCTGTTAGTGATAAACCAAAAAAGGAGACCGAAATGAGAAAGGCAGCCACTAGAAGAGCTGGGATTGAGAATCAGTAGTTTTTCAAGGACTTATGCTAGCAGAAAGTCCAGCAGCGAAACTACTGGACCTCAACAAGACTCCCCAAAACTATTTGGAGAATATTTTATGTCgcggaaataaaaacaaaattgttcaaaaccCTAAAGTTTAACACTGCAACATAATAAGATGACGTTGTATTTGGTGTATTGACATCTTCATAGCTCTACTAGCGATGTATGAATTCGCACATGAATGTTGTACCATAAATTCGGCTGTTACCATTGCAACCGGTTTACCAAAGATGTACATAGGATTAAGATATGCACGAGAGATTTCATCACTAATCAGAAATATCTCTACACCACAGAACGACGACTTTTTGGAAGTTTCTATCAACATAGTCAACACGTAACAGCGTAACAGGGAATGCTAACAGAAGGTCGAAAACACCGAAAAGCAACGCACGTACATCTTTTGCAAATTAGCTGAGTGGACGACGTCACAAAGTGTTAAACCCTAAGCAACCACAGTAGGTTAGGTCAGTAATGTATCCTTCTGCGTTGTTGGAGTAAGAAGGTAATGGGTTAGATCAGTGGTGCTCCCTTCTGCGTTGCTCTGACAAGAAGGAATGGGGCCCTTGAAAACGGAAGACTTTTAGCAATCGTGTACTACATTTTGGATTGTGTAGACAAGATTGTCATACATAATATGAATTACTGTTATAGTTGCCAGGGCTAGTAGAATAGCCCTTATATATTATACCACACATAATAGGGGCATTAAATTGCATTTGTTTGCTTTCTTTAGCGAACTTCATAAGTGAAATAACATCTAAATTTTCAGTAGTTGAAATTCCATTGAACGAACATGAATTTCAGATTTAGAGTAATATAACGATTTGCGGAGACCCGAAATCTATTTCCGAAAAGTTCGGTAATCTTTAGTTGCATgcaatattcttaaaaatattacattgaataaatggtataaaaatcgataatatgaaagaaaaagcgTGATGGTACTGTGCTTTTTCTTTCCGGAGAGGGATAACTGTACTACCCCTTAATATAtatgttttcatttaaaaatttgtatgcatGATAAAAATGCTACATCTCAAAATTTAAGTAGCtaaggaaaaaaatttcttcgaaaccAAAACATTCAAAGGATGCAGATCAAAAGTGACCAAAGGCTCCAGTTTCACGGATCTACCGATGTGTGTTATATAAGGATTGAGATAGAAAAGTCCTAAACTCGTATTGGAGCGGCCACGCGCGTTGCATGTGTCATGTAGAataatataatgtaaaatataaaaaagtgggtttaatgtataaaaatatactcgCTATAATCAAAGTAGAAGGATTTATAACAATTATGCGGTGTTGCAACTGATTTCGAAACATTTTTGTACCTGTTTCTGTAAGATAGGGGAAGTATATTAACTTCCATGTAAAATTATGTATTGTATTTCTCGAAGCGAGTGTTCATAATAGTGGGAGGCTAAACAATTTTATAGTAAGAATCTTTACTTAGATTATATATCGTCCCAGCGATAACTGAACATTTATAGAATTTAAgtaagcaaattattttttcgtattttgtccaAAAGACTCTTACATTCGACAACTACTACTTGCTCATCGATATTCTTCACACGATCAATGGTAATGACAGTTTGCAGTTGAATTTCTTCGTTCAAAAATCTTATAAGCTCAGCACTCAAATCTGTTGGCAAGCCTGtacaatgaaaaacaaatttatttcaataattataataaataaagtttatCTAAGAGCTTACCATCAATTAAACATAGACTTGTTTTGCACGCCCCTGTTACGCTTGCAGGAAAGTGGCGTATATCGGCGCTGGTCAAAGTTGCCTCGTTCGTAAAGTCGATATACATCACGGTGTACTCGGAATCATTAGGTATATCGATTACCTGAGCACGATACCACATTCCTTCAAATTTTGCAATGCAATACTCTTCCAATCTGAAAAGTaacagaaaaatgtttttttttttttaatattgagcATGGAATCGATCACGAGGTATCACACAACTTTATTAATATGCCATATAAGGAAGACTGACTTTTTAAATAAACGTTAGTcatacaaaactataatacaccGTGTACAACATGTTGCCAAAGTGTTAATATAAAAAGTTCAACAAAAAAgcacatatttgtttatacttACTGCGGCTTATAAGGTTTATCAGGTACAGTTATGGACTCTAACTGCTTATGCACAATCTGTAGACATTCCAAATCATCCTGAGCGATACAGCCCAAATAACCGATTTCTAAGCAGGAAACATCAAGCACAACAGCCTTGAAAGGGGCACAATCCACTTTGAAGTAATTAATTTCGAAAGGCTGTAGGaaatttatattgaataaaataccGCTTCAAgactacaataataaaaaataaacgaactTACCGCTCTCATCGTCGGATGTTCTACTTCAACGACACtttccttcttcttctcttccttTATACCATTATTATGTTCTTGTGGTTGCTTCTGTTGCACACTTACATGTGAATTTCCCGCAGACGAGCCTGGTTCAAGCGCATAGAATTGGTCATCGTGTGGCTCGTCCACATTTTGGCTGTCGCCTACTGAATTTTGTTGTTTAGCATTATTGGCATTAGCATTAGTATTCTTATTAGCAGCATTCTGTCTACCGCGTATAGCATCAGACCAAACCTCAGCACCTGATTCCTTGCAAAATTGCTCAACTTCAtcatttaatgatttttcattttgcCAATGCAATAGCTCCACACCGTTTTCGACGCgatcatattttattttgaagtcTTGGTCCTCGTAACGGGCAAAATGTTTTGTCATCTTCTCACTCAACACATAATTGGACACATTGCGCAATTGTATCAAACATGTATATTGTTTAAGCGATATAATTTCATCGGAAATTTCACGCAAATCCCTTAGATTTCGATTAGCAATTACACCGCGATCAATAAAGAGCACACGAATGTTGGCGGGGTTACGAACAAATAACACTTCTACACGATGCATAACACCGTTATAAGGTGCTATGGCATAACTGTGCAGCTTGGGCATTGCACCAAGAGGTTTAGCAACTTTTCCATAAACATCAATTTTTCGTGCATTCAACATGGAGTCATCGTCAACGGACGGATTGACAGCGCGCACataacaacggtttggtgttcGAAAGCCGGTCAAAGTTACATGACTATTGGGCTTGGGTAGGTCTACCGTTGGTACAGTAGCTGTTGTGGTTTTGATCGCTTGTTTTGCATCTTTATTATTAGCCTTCTGTGGGAccttaatatttgtttgttgatGTTGTCCATTGGTATCAGAGATTGGTGGATGCCCCATCAAGCTATGATTTTGTTGAGAATTATTTCGAGAattttgtgcttgttgttgaGTACGTTGAATATTATTGGTTGGATTGGCGTGCGAAATTTGGTTAACGGTTAATAATGGCGCATTAGCAGGATACACAGCGTCAGTTGACAAGACTGATGTTGGTTGAACCAACTTTCTATAAATATGATGTGAGATACAAAATAAGATTGGAATTAATAGCTGTTTACTTAGGATCGATCATCTTGCAATCATCAGCGTTCAAGCTTCATTCATTCTGGTGGCTGGGAGAGTTTCGAAATACAcaaattaaacagtaacggggagaggactATCCCCTGCTGGACACTTGCATAATACTTCGCAAAATAGAGtctttacattgaaaaaatatggaatgaTAGCCGACCGCTCATTCGATTTAttcatgttcgtctgtctgtacCTCTGTACATTCGCGAACTGTTTACTAACtcctcagtttttgatattgatctgaaattaaACACACGCCCTTATCGCCCTAAAGAGTCGCTCATTTGTCGGGAATATCGGACAATAACTGCCGTAAAAAATTAACCATCGAAATAGTATCCTTGAACGGAAAACTTTATTACGTGACTAGATATCTTCGCAAAAATTGGCATGGATTAATTCCCGAAAATACATCTAAAGAAAATTTCCAGATCGGTCCACTAGAGCATaaagctcccatacaaactgaacgattaaaatcaaTGTTTGAATGCAAACTTTTGTACTTGTCAAGGGCATTATTTggttcaacaaaaaataacgatttttcttgttattgAAACTTGTTTGTATTACTTTTCGTGTCTTGATATTCAGTCATAGTTTTCTTGAacgtgttttatttataaagtgcTTGCCTCAAAGTGCAATTGCATACACCACTTGCATCAATCACACATCACTAAAACACAAGATATAATGGAAAATGAAACCACcatagtaaacattttttttaaatcggatTCACACATAATAAGGGGGTTTCCTAAATAATATGTGTATCTCTATATATAgatgttatatacataaatgtaattacaatttaaaaacaattaataaacacTTACGGCATTGGGAAGCATATATATCTATGGCTTTGCCAATCTTTCTTTTGGCAATCCGGTGAGCAGTAAAAATCTCCACACCgttcacatacacatattgaTGTCTTACGGCAAGCAATACACTCGCCGGTTTGAAAAGTAGTACCGGCGGAATGGTTGACAGTATTTTGCTTTGGTGAGATCTAGGTATaagatgtatgtataattaaaaattttgcaatataaAATTCAGTAAAAAGCATTTATAATTACATTCATGTCTTGTTTGAATCCGTTGTGTTGGTAATTATTTTGGCCGGCAGCTTTTGGTGACTTGTCTGAAGCAGCGTTTATTTGTGCCCTTTTGTTTCTTTTCGccctgtaaatatttttctgtaaatttgcatatgctttatttattaaattcacaAATATTACTTATAATCCATGtgtaagcaattaaaataactaGAATATGCAATGCTTTCCCGAAACCATACAAATTTTTGCAGGTAGTTGGCCCGACATAAATGAATTGTAATAGATTCCGCTTTGTCATGCATTGTTGCATTTGTGTATTATTGTGAATTAATTCACAAtaacacaataataataattgttttaatgccaaaattaattatatgagtattatagcgggattctgtaaccagtctctagtctctatttgagacattttgaggtaaaatctcaatttgagactagttactattcactaaacagtctctaatGTATGGCGGAATTATGTAACCAGTCTcttagcgggattctgtaaccagtctctagtctctatttgagacattttgaggcaaagtctcaatttgagactagttactattcactaaacagtctctagcgttagtctcaaaatattgagacctggtagttagccggtcacaaaactaaaaagagctcttgtctgccattttgaatatactgaatagagatcatcatagatattaatcgattgtcgtatttttatattttgtaagcaactcaaacacgaaaaagttaaaaataaataaattttacataaatttcgtaaatattatgaaacaaagtcaacatatattttcatttttattgataattatgttttttgacgatgttatagtaaatttaatatttgttatcgacatatttattaacattcaagtgtaaaaacatatctgaataatgaaatgtaatagattttgtgactggcacttacagaatagcaaaatcgtctcaagtctcaaaaattgtctctaactcaaaatctcaaatttagagacttgagactgtctcacgttacagaatcccACGGTCTATTTGAGAccttttgaggtaaagtctcaatttgtgactagttactattcactaaacagtctctagcgttagtctcaaaatgttgagacctggtagttagcaggtcacaaaactaaaaagaactcttgtctgctattttgaatatactgaatagagatcatcatagatattaatcgattgtcgtttctttatattttataagcaactcaaacacgaaaatatgaaaaataaataaattttacataaatttcgtaaatattagaatagcaaaatcgtctcaaagTCTCAAatattgtctctaacttaaaatctcaaatttagagacttgagacagtatcacagtacagaattgCACGGTTAATTGTAGATATTTTTGTGATATGATTGTAGCAAGCAAGAAaggttttcatattttatattaagtagGCAGCACTACAaccagaataaaaaaaatgtttttgtttctcGATGAATTAAGTAAGGCATCATCTGCTATGTTTTCGCATATTGTGAATGGTTGGAAGAAGAGTTCACAAAGTACGTATTGTGAATGGGTTGAAACTTAAACAAAAGCAagtatttgataatttttgtgaAGTAATTTCCGGTTGGCGGTTTAAATTCGAATAtatgtgttattgttatttaattaattttttaaaatggaaaaatacttaaaaattaaaatatgctcCCATGACGGAATAATTCTTCTTGCGGTTGAAGCCTTCCATTTTTTGACTTCTAATATTTTAACTTTAGCATAGCTCAGCTTGTTGGAGGAAACCCCAAATGCTGAAGCCGTGGTGTTAAAATAAACTAACTTTGcagttgttttaaattttattacattgcATTGCAGCTTTATTGTCATTATAAAAAGCAACAGGCTACTACAATTAAACGTGTATTACTATATGATGTGCAAATACATAGTTttttactatataaataaataaattattaatttttgtatttaattactcaaataatattacatataatatataacactAGCCATAATATGTTAGGTTTATCTTAAATGTTAATTTATAAGCTATCTTAAAATACAAACAATGGAACATTTGCAAAACtcttgcaatttttaattgacataagtgtaaatattatataattgtttacttatgtatctatgtacttatatatagaagtatgtgtatgtgcaaaaatatgtatgtatatattaaaaaaaactaaattttattagaaCTTTCGATTTCTTTCGCTTTGGCCACATTAGTAGAAGTTGTGTTGTCTTCAGTGCTCGATTCCGATTCAGAGGGTACTTCCTCAACGCGATCCACCAGTTTGTGGGTACTGGTTTCGGGTAGAGTGAGCGTCAGCAGACCGGCTACTAACACACAGCAACCGCAAATTGTCGTTGGAATATACCAGCCGAGTAAGCCCTAcagaatacatatataaaaaaatatatatgtataaataaatataattttaaaagtaaaatcacTACTTTCACTCACCAACACATCCACCACATATGGCGCTGAGATGGAGCCCACATGCGCCCACGTTGAGCATGTCCCTAAAGCAGAATTTCTTATTTCGGTGGGAAATAGCTCGGCAGTATATAAGGTAACAATGGAATATGTAGCGGTTATACCGAAACGACCCAACATAGCAAAGGATATTATCCATACAGCATTGTCTGtgattcaacaaaaaataaaaacgataattattattgtaatttttaatttttatttggcaaatGTTTGTTCCTACCGCTGGGCACAGCCAACACCATCAGTAAGGCTACACCGGTTAGCATAAACAGTGACATTGTAGTCGTGCGACGACCCGTGAAACGCAGCATTATTACCGGCAACAGATATGAGGGCAGATCCACTATACCGGTAATGCCAACATAAATGAATCGACTCACCGACATATTGGCGGCATTCAGCGCTGCAATGAAATATTCGTAGTACTATACTGCATAGAGATATTGATACGATTTTCTCACTTACCTGTGACATAGTAACTGAGTGAGGTTacacaaaacataaaatatgcgGTAAATATGAGACGACGCACCTTCCATGTGCCGAAAAGTTCATGGAATTGTTTGAATGGACCTTCTCTTAATTTAACCCAAAGTTTTGTTGCTGCCTCAGGCTGGGCCTCCTAGAAAGCGAAAAAAGTTTTGTTGAAGCATATTTATAGAGATACAAAATTATGTATGTTGACATTTAATAATTAAGACTAAAATATGAATGTCATGTGTACAtagaagttcacgaaagtgaggaaagttcacTCAGCGTTATGCatttgggagtgaccagaaattattcttttacgtatggctcaagcagctcacgacttccgatttTAAaccaagtatgctctgggtagtcataaaaaatatccctttgaaggcgagctaaagtgagaaggtgaaacagccctccacagggttgtgcgctgagtttgggagccgccacgtaaaaaaacccaatcaatgaaaataagaaaacagcctcgaatggaagaccccccttttgataaaattttctataagagtgtacagcggCTGACGTACGCCGATGAAATGAatatcattgacctcaacaacctccaataaagaagaaggagaatatgtaaatatgcgaaattataaaaataagtgaCAGAAGTTTACTTAAGAATTAATATGCTAAGTATaacatattattaatttacaatACTGGGTGAATAGACTTccgttatatttttataatatatcatAGTATGCTTTCACACgaacatacgtatatgtatgtatgtatgcatatgtacatacacaatgAATGGAACTTAAGAAtatcaaaataacaacaaaagcgctTCAAAATATAAGAACTTACGGCTTTCTTATCGGGGATGGCTTCAATGGGCGCTTTCTGAATTTCATAATGGCATTCCtctttgaacaaaattttgtagaCTTGATTGTAGCGTTTCTTCGTTATAAGCCAACGTGGCGATTCATTCATCAAACtgaatttaacaacaaaaatttgtgcgagattttttatatttaatttacagtAGCGGCAGCAAcataatataacaacaacaaaagcgcagAACAACAGCGATAACGGCAGCCGCGGTGTTTGTGATTCCAAAAAGAAAGCGAGCATTGATGAAATTGAAagagaaaaacataaaacaaaattaataaaaaaaatcaagaataATAATTGCACAAGTCAAagatcttattaaatttaattacacttaataaaaatttagcaaaaattatCACAACATTAAACATATTGCAAACATAGACGGACTCACTAGCAATTAAAGATGAGCAAAAGCGCTGGCATTGTGAGCGCCAGCTGCACATAGCGCCATTGTGGCACCAGATATGCGATCACCGCCAGCATGATCAAGCCAATCGGATAGGAGCCCGAAAAGGCGATCGACATCCAGGAGCGATGCCGCAGGCACACGTTCTCCACAACTGCAATGTGTCATAAAATGCCGttagaaataagtaaaaatcaagaaaattgtgtgtgacaaaatatatttactcatGGCAAAAGCGGGATAGAAGAGCGCCGAGGAGGCTGCACCCAAACCAAAACGGCCCACTAAGAACAGCTGATACCAGGGTGAAAAGGTGCATAATAAGCTCGCCACAATGTAAAGGATGGCGCCCACAGTGAAGGCAGTTTTCCGACCAAATCtgcgaaataatttaaataccgCCATATAAGCGAATTTCCACAATTGACAATATGTATTTACCTATCCGCGAATATGCCAAACGAGAAGGAGCCGAAAAATTTTCCCAACGATATGGCAACCTGCGCCGTGGTACGTTGTATGGCATTCTCACATACTAAATCCCAGTCGGCCACAAATGTGGTCTCGGCATCGGAGTACGCGTATTCACCTTCCATTTTACATGGTATCTCCGCCGGCTTGCCGTTCGCCGTTTGTTGTGTGGTGTAGTGCAGCGCCTCTTCGTATGTCATAGCTGCCAGTTTCGGGTAGTCGTACTGCCATATGGTGCAACCATCTGTATTGAGATTGTTTTGTGCTATGCTACGCTGTTGCTCCACGGTCCAGTTGGTCGACTGCAGATTGGCGACGGCACACCATTGGTCTTCGGGTAAGTGGCCCAGTAGCGTGTAGGAAGACACGTGGAAGCCATTGAGTATGTTCGGTGTAACGCAGAGGAAAAAGAGGCTCCTGAAAGAGAATTAAACGCTATTGTTAGTCAATCAtaatttaaacaagtaaggaagcgctaagttcgggtgtcacctaacattttatactctcgcatgataaagtgataatcgagatttcattatccgtcatttacatatttttttattttgctgtaaaattaattagaattaaattctgagagatttaacgacattttcggtgaaaaattaggttaggttaggttgggcactgagttcttcgtgccTGGGAGCAGCTTCCtcctgccattttttccgtacaATTTAGCGTTTCTGATGTtctttgttagtcggttaacgcacttttagtgattttcaacataacctttgtatgggaggtgggcgtggttattatccgatttcttccatttttgaactgtatatgaaaatgcctgaaggaaacgactctatagagtttggttgacatagctatagtagtttccgagatatgtacaaaaaacttagtagggggcggggccacgcccacttttccaaaaaaattacttccaaatatgctcctccctaatgcgatcctttgtgccaaatttcactttaatatctttatttatggcttagttatgacattttatagattttcggtttccgccattttgtgggcgtggcagtgggccgattttacccatcttcgaacttaaccttcttatggagccaagaaatacgtgtaccaagtttcatcatgatatctcaatttttactcaagttacagcttgcacggacggacggacatccggatttcacctctactcgtcaccctgatcactttggtatatataaccctatatctgactcttttagttttaggacttacaaacaaccgttatgtgaacaaaactataatactctctttagcaactttgttgcgagagtataaaaactaaaGGAACTGAGTTTAATAGGTAGAAGTCAATCAAAGGATCGGACATTATATTAGAGATATAAGGGAATATGGTTAagactgattttatttatttgaaatatttattttgctcttatggaaaatattgacccgattttacgGACGGCAtgacgtagccgctgtcttttaattcgtctACGTCGTCTcaacgttccatcgaatgcggtattcaccttggccaatgcgcaaagctGCATAAATCATCCGCAGAACCTTTGTCTTGAAATCTCTCTTCCGGTGCTGTTATTTCGTTTTCATTAAGggcgtttttttacgtggcaggtcccaaacccagcgcacaaccctgatGAGGAATGGTTCGCCTTCAAagggatgttctttggctatccagaggttatttggtctaagaccggagcTCACGacgcttgagccatatgtaaaagaatcgtttctggccactcccaagtgaatggcgatcagagaactttcctcacttacgtgaacttctacatataaCTTCATCCTCCAAGTATATCAGGATTTtaattcaactcgtctcgtcatcgtGATCATTCGAATATAtctaactctatatctatcacTATAAGTTTTTGCTGTTACCAAAAACCCTTAGGCGAACAAAGCCGGCTGCGAGTCTATCACAAATATCTGAATCGTGTAGTAATAAAGctatttggtatttttttgtcAGATCtcgaaaaataaagaatttaaaatacatttataaattaaagCCCATATCagctcataaatatttacatgcaaTAATTGCAATACTAAATACAGACAAACATAGATTATCCAATTATTTACGTGCtaattgtgattttatttttaagatttgtCTGTGACTTTAATTAGTTAAACGATCGCTTACTTCCTCATTTACTCGTAGgttgttgcatatttattttacaaacatttttatgcaCATCTAACGATGATTCAATGTGAATCTGTTCAAATGTGATGTGTAAATATAGGGTGTTTATTTTAGAGGCTTAGAATTTCCAAGTCCAGGATGGTCATCAACATctactgatgatcaacacgtcaaaaaataaaggaattggtgcttcaGAATGGACGATTAACAGTTAGAGATCTTAATGGTAACGTTGAAATATCGGAATGACCAGTGAAAACAGTtgaaaacagacgatcaattgACCGAATATCGTGATAAGGTGAGTCAAGGCCGAAAAAATACGTCAAAGCAGGCGAAAAATCAAGTCAATATTGACAGTTTTGACATAGAGGTtctcttataacgggtgatttttttgaggttaggattttcatgcattagtatttgacagatcacgtgggatttcagacatggtgtcaaagagaaagatgctcagtatgctttgacatttcatcatgaatagacttactaacgagcaacgcttgcaaatcattgaattttattaccaaaatcagtgttcggttcgaaatgtgtttcgcgcttttt contains the following coding sequences:
- the LOC105229848 gene encoding uncharacterized protein LOC105229848, yielding MHDKAESITIHLCRANYLQKFVWFRESIAYSSYFNCLHMDYKAKRNKRAQINAASDKSPKAAGQNNYQHNGFKQDMNISPKQNTVNHSAGTTFQTGECIACRKTSICVCERCGDFYCSPDCQKKDWQSHRYICFPMPKLVQPTSVLSTDAVYPANAPLLTVNQISHANPTNNIQRTQQQAQNSRNNSQQNHSLMGHPPISDTNGQHQQTNIKVPQKANNKDAKQAIKTTTATVPTVDLPKPNSHVTLTGFRTPNRCYVRAVNPSVDDDSMLNARKIDVYGKVAKPLGAMPKLHSYAIAPYNGVMHRVEVLFVRNPANIRVLFIDRGVIANRNLRDLREISDEIISLKQYTCLIQLRNVSNYVLSEKMTKHFARYEDQDFKIKYDRVENGVELLHWQNEKSLNDEVEQFCKESGAEVWSDAIRGRQNAANKNTNANANNAKQQNSVGDSQNVDEPHDDQFYALEPGSSAGNSHVSVQQKQPQEHNNGIKEEKKKESVVEVEHPTMRAPFEINYFKVDCAPFKAVVLDVSCLEIGYLGCIAQDDLECLQIVHKQLESITVPDKPYKPQLEEYCIAKFEGMWYRAQVIDIPNDSEYTVMYIDFTNEATLTSADIRHFPASVTGACKTSLCLIDGLPTDLSAELIRFLNEEIQLQTVITIDRVKNIDEQVVVVECKSLLDKIRKNNLLT
- the LOC105229918 gene encoding organic cation transporter protein, whose product is MTAKLKSECNEKATESISEEKLKDLLTEQLERVGTGGAFVWSLFFLCVTPNILNGFHVSSYTLLGHLPEDQWCAVANLQSTNWTVEQQRSIAQNNLNTDGCTIWQYDYPKLAAMTYEEALHYTTQQTANGKPAEIPCKMEGEYAYSDAETTFVADWDLVCENAIQRTTAQVAISLGKFFGSFSFGIFADRFGRKTAFTVGAILYIVASLLCTFSPWYQLFLVGRFGLGAASSALFYPAFAMIVENVCLRHRSWMSIAFSGSYPIGLIMLAVIAYLVPQWRYVQLALTMPALLLIFNCYLMNESPRWLITKKRYNQVYKILFKEECHYEIQKAPIEAIPDKKAEAQPEAATKLWVKLREGPFKQFHELFGTWKVRRLIFTAYFMFCVTSLSYYVTALNAANMSVSRFIYVGITGIVDLPSYLLPVIMLRFTGRRTTTMSLFMLTGVALLMVLAVPSDNAVWIISFAMLGRFGITATYSIVTLYTAELFPTEIRNSALGTCSTWAHVGSISAPYVVDVLGLLGWYIPTTICGCCVLVAGLLTLTLPETSTHKLVDRVEEVPSESESSTEDNTTSTNVAKAKEIESSNKI